The genomic DNA ATGACCTTGATGATTATGACTTTTATCGGTCGAACAGCAACCAGAGGAATGTTGACTTGACACTATCTATACATTTAAATGGATTTGATTATTGAACAATTGAATACTTGTTCAGATAATATCCAAAAAAAAGCAATTAAGCAATGAGTCCGAAAAAGAATTAAACTTCGTCCAAATGTTCGGCTACTTCTCGATAGAGATTGGCAATGTGCGCGTCTGTCAAGCTGTAATAGACGTTACGCCCTTCACGACGATGCTTCACTAAGCGAAGGTTTCGGAGCAAACGTAACTGATGAGACACAGCCGATTCGCTCATCTTGACTACTGCTGCTAGATCGCAAACACAAAGTTCGGCTTTAGCCAAAGCAGAAAGAAGCTTAAGGCGATGAGGGTCAGCCATTGCCCCAAAAAACTGAGCCATCTGCTGTGCTTTTTCTGTAGTTACAATTTTAGATTGTACTTGGCGTACTTGCTCTAAATGAACTAAAGGCGAATCACAAGTTGGTGCGCTTGATTCCGCAGAACTTTGTTTGTTCGATTTATCAACTTTATTCATTTTATTGGGCTCTGAACCAATCAATTTGGCTGAGTCAATACAGCTTTTTACTTACCCTTATGATAATGATACTCATTTTACACATGAATGTCTATTCAGATGAACAAATACAATCTTCAGTTTCTTCTACTACTAATAATGTGTGAGCAATCTCAATATGAAATTTCTTCCTTTCCCAATTTCACACTGCACTTCCAGACTGCCGTTGTGAGCTAAAACGATTGCACTAAGATTTCTCTCTCCTTAGTAACGGGTATTACTTTTCTGTTTATCGGTGTCAGTGGCAGTATCTCGGTAATAAAAGCCGTCTATATTAATAAGCTAGCGTTTAAATATGCTTACGTCGGCGGTAAAATTCTAAAGCCTTTTTGAGTATCGTCAGCTTTACTGAAAATGCGATTATGGCAGTTATAGAGCTTTGATTTTTTCCACAATTAAAGGAGAAGCTGAATCGGCAAAAATCAAATAAGCCGAACTTAATACTATTGTGCGTTTACAGAATGCAGTTGGATAAAACCCCAAAAAATCGAGTAACCGATACCAAACAATCTTGCAAAGTTCTTGACACTTTCCCTCTATTCTACGATCGCTTTACTGTCGAACAAGAGAAACGAGACTGTTGAAACGAAGAAAGTTACTGGCACTTGGGGGATTGGGCGGACTTTGGTTAGCTTTGGGCGGTCATACCTATTTATCAATTCAATATCCGCTTGAATACAAAACCTGTCCTAGATTTAAGAGCAGATCGACAAATTTATTATCAAGCTTTGTCGCAGTAGGGGATGTAGGAACTGGGGATAATCGACAATATGGTGTGGCTAAGACGATGAGTTGTTTTTTTGCAGCAAATCCTTTTCCTGCGGTACTGCTACTAGGAGATAATATTTACGAGCATGGTGAAATTGAAAAAATAGAGGATACCTTTGAAATCCCCTATAGAGAGCTAAGAGAACAAAAAGTTAAGTTTTATGCTGCTATTGGCAATCATGACATAGAAACCAAAAACGGCGAGGATCAAATTCGCTACGCGGAATTTAATATGGATGGTCGCTATTACACTTTTGAACGGGGTAACGTACAATTTTTTGCCCTCGATACCAACCCCGAAGCTCCCTGGTCGGAACAGTTGACATGGTTAGAAAAAAAACTAGCAAAATCTCAAAAGCCTTGGAAAGTAGTATTTGGACATCATCAAATGTATTCTTCTGGGAAATATGGAGTCAACCATGAACTGATAGAGCGTCTCACGCCTCTGTTTTCTCGCTACGGAGTTCAACTTTATCTTAACGGACACGAACATCACTATGAGAGAACTAAACCAATTGAAGGTACGACATATCTGACCTGCGGTAATGGTGCAAAACTAAGAGATGTTGGAGAGTCAGATTGGACGGCTTATTCCTTGTCTAGATTGGGTTTCGCTGTTGTTGAAGTACATTCAGATAGACTAGAAATTTTAGGAGTAGGTACGAATGGACAAATATTCGATCGCGGAGTCATATCTCGCTCGCTAGCAAGCTGAGGCACTTTCACCAATTATAAAATAATCGAATTAACCAGTATTTTATAGTAGCTGCATGATGAAACAGTGGCGACAAAAAGCCAGGGAACTCAAACAAGAAACCTATGTTCTAAATCTTGCTTGTAAAGACGCGAGAACTCCTTGGTATGTAAAATTTATAGCTAGTTGCGCAATCGCCTATGCCCTTAGTCCCATCGATCTAATTCCTGATTTCATCCCAGTGTTAGGACTGTTGGACGATTTAATCTTACTGCCATTGGTAATTGTATTGCTCATCAAATTAATTCCCACAGAGATTATGGATGATTGTCGTCGTCAAGCAGAAGCGACAGTTGCCTCAGATAAAAATCAACTTCAAAGTTGGAATGCATCAGTAATAATTATTGCTATTTGGTCGATTGCAGGAGTTATTCTGGCTTTTTGGATACACAGTTTGATTCGCTAAAATTTTTACAAGAGAAAGTAAAATTATGAAAATTTTGTTAGTAGAAGATGACGATCGCATTGCCAAACCGCTAGCAGAAGGTTTAAAAAACGAACATCA from Myxosarcina sp. GI1 includes the following:
- a CDS encoding YkvA family protein, whose amino-acid sequence is MMKQWRQKARELKQETYVLNLACKDARTPWYVKFIASCAIAYALSPIDLIPDFIPVLGLLDDLILLPLVIVLLIKLIPTEIMDDCRRQAEATVASDKNQLQSWNASVIIIAIWSIAGVILAFWIHSLIR
- a CDS encoding metallophosphoesterase, which translates into the protein MKRRKLLALGGLGGLWLALGGHTYLSIQYPLEYKTCPRFKSRSTNLLSSFVAVGDVGTGDNRQYGVAKTMSCFFAANPFPAVLLLGDNIYEHGEIEKIEDTFEIPYRELREQKVKFYAAIGNHDIETKNGEDQIRYAEFNMDGRYYTFERGNVQFFALDTNPEAPWSEQLTWLEKKLAKSQKPWKVVFGHHQMYSSGKYGVNHELIERLTPLFSRYGVQLYLNGHEHHYERTKPIEGTTYLTCGNGAKLRDVGESDWTAYSLSRLGFAVVEVHSDRLEILGVGTNGQIFDRGVISRSLAS
- a CDS encoding helix-turn-helix transcriptional regulator encodes the protein MNKVDKSNKQSSAESSAPTCDSPLVHLEQVRQVQSKIVTTEKAQQMAQFFGAMADPHRLKLLSALAKAELCVCDLAAVVKMSESAVSHQLRLLRNLRLVKHRREGRNVYYSLTDAHIANLYREVAEHLDEV